Proteins encoded by one window of Desulfovibrio ferrophilus:
- a CDS encoding efflux RND transporter permease subunit produces the protein MMDNSKGPIAWMAGNSVASNLIMLICLIGGLIMATMIKQEVFPEFSEDQVSIRVAYSGASPEEVEQGIILAIEDAVQGLDGVDEIDSTASEGSASVTITAQEGADISKLTQDVKSEVDGISTFPDEAEDPVISENTHSREVVSLAVYGEQTELVLRDKADELRDMLLQSPDITIVEFKGVRDHEVHVEIAQAQLRRYGLTLEHVADTIAAAAVETPGGTIRTKGGDVLVRVKERRDWAWEFGRIPLISTEDGSQVLVQDIATVREDFEDSNNYAVYNGQTTVGLDVYRVGDQTPGQVSDATMNIVEQFKASAPEGLDVAVLRDMSDTFNQRAELLLKNAWMGLILVFILLALFLEIRVAFWVSLGIPISFLGAFLFLPSMDLSINMISMFAFIVALGIVVDDAIVVGENIHARREEGMPPLKAAIIGAKEMAMPVTFAVLTNVAAFAPLLFVPGVPGKIFRNIPIVVITVFLISLVESLFVLPAHMAHTKHSATHSTNRLARWHTNFQKKFDAFVINRYGPLLRAALKYRYAVVAGGLALLLIVGAYAGSGRMGFTLFPKTESDLGYCEATLPYGSPASRLEEVRQYLTTVAEAVAIDNGGQALVKSVFSVVSDNTVSLRVYLTDADARPISTAAFINQWRQRSGEIPGLENLTFKSDKGGPGSDPAVNVELSHRNTETLNAAGQTLALELSKFGGASDIDDGSADGKQQLDFHMLPAGLAAGLTAADVASQVRSAFYGAKALAQQRGRNEITVRTLLPKAERATEYSLENMILRTPDGSEIPLTEAVSIERGRAYTQITRHQGRRTIEVTAEVQPTAQATLVLQSLKSDVLPRLMKSVPGLAWSFEGRQADMTESMQSLVVGLLLALLVVYALLAIPFGSYTQPLIIMVCIPFGVVGAILGHLLMGYALCIPSMFGIVALSGVVVNDSLVFINTANSNSEQGQNAFEAATAAGLTRFRPIMLTTLTTFFGLMPMLLETSRQARFMIPMAISLGFGILFATAITLCLVPSLYCILDDATKSIRTYFNGVTPPSPSSAVDKQTLP, from the coding sequence CAGAGTTGCCTACTCCGGTGCCAGCCCCGAAGAGGTGGAGCAGGGCATTATCCTGGCCATCGAAGACGCCGTACAGGGATTGGACGGTGTGGATGAAATCGACTCCACAGCCAGTGAAGGTTCAGCCAGCGTCACCATCACAGCCCAGGAAGGGGCGGACATCTCCAAGCTGACCCAGGACGTGAAAAGCGAAGTAGATGGCATCTCCACCTTTCCCGACGAAGCCGAAGACCCGGTTATCAGCGAAAACACCCACAGCCGCGAGGTCGTAAGCCTTGCTGTCTACGGCGAGCAGACCGAACTTGTCTTACGTGACAAGGCTGACGAACTCAGGGACATGCTGCTCCAGTCACCCGATATCACCATCGTGGAATTCAAAGGAGTGCGCGATCATGAAGTGCACGTCGAGATCGCCCAGGCACAGCTTCGACGGTATGGCCTGACCCTCGAACACGTGGCCGACACCATCGCCGCAGCAGCGGTGGAAACACCGGGGGGCACCATCCGCACCAAAGGCGGTGACGTCCTGGTCCGTGTCAAGGAACGCCGCGACTGGGCTTGGGAATTCGGACGTATCCCGCTCATTTCCACCGAGGACGGTTCGCAGGTTCTGGTCCAGGACATTGCCACTGTGCGGGAAGACTTCGAGGATTCCAACAACTATGCGGTTTATAATGGCCAGACCACGGTGGGATTGGATGTGTACCGTGTTGGTGACCAGACCCCGGGTCAGGTCTCCGATGCCACAATGAACATTGTCGAGCAATTCAAGGCATCGGCCCCGGAGGGGCTGGATGTGGCTGTGCTCAGGGACATGTCGGACACCTTCAACCAGCGGGCCGAGTTGCTGCTCAAAAACGCCTGGATGGGGTTGATCCTGGTCTTCATTCTGTTGGCACTGTTCCTGGAGATTCGCGTTGCGTTCTGGGTCAGCCTGGGCATCCCGATCTCATTTCTCGGGGCTTTCCTGTTTCTGCCTTCCATGGATCTGTCCATCAACATGATTTCCATGTTCGCCTTCATCGTTGCCCTGGGAATCGTGGTGGACGACGCCATCGTGGTGGGCGAAAACATCCACGCCCGTCGCGAAGAGGGAATGCCTCCTTTGAAAGCGGCCATCATCGGTGCCAAAGAAATGGCCATGCCCGTGACCTTTGCGGTGCTGACCAATGTAGCTGCTTTCGCACCGCTACTTTTCGTACCAGGTGTTCCCGGCAAAATATTCAGGAACATCCCCATCGTCGTCATCACGGTCTTTTTGATCTCGCTGGTGGAGAGTCTGTTCGTCCTGCCCGCACACATGGCTCACACAAAGCATTCCGCCACTCACAGCACGAATCGTTTGGCGCGCTGGCATACGAACTTCCAAAAGAAGTTTGATGCCTTTGTTATCAATCGCTATGGCCCCTTGCTGCGGGCTGCCCTCAAATACCGTTACGCCGTTGTTGCGGGCGGACTGGCCCTGTTGCTGATCGTCGGCGCCTATGCAGGCAGCGGACGGATGGGCTTCACCCTGTTCCCCAAAACCGAGTCCGATCTGGGCTATTGTGAAGCAACCCTGCCGTACGGGTCACCAGCCTCCCGGCTGGAAGAAGTGCGACAATACCTGACCACAGTGGCCGAGGCGGTCGCCATAGATAACGGAGGGCAGGCCCTGGTCAAATCAGTTTTCTCCGTGGTTTCGGATAATACCGTTTCCTTGAGGGTCTACCTCACCGATGCCGACGCCCGCCCTATCAGCACCGCTGCGTTCATCAATCAGTGGCGCCAACGCAGTGGAGAAATCCCCGGGCTGGAAAACCTGACCTTCAAATCCGACAAGGGAGGGCCCGGCTCGGACCCTGCGGTCAATGTAGAACTTTCGCATCGCAACACCGAAACCCTCAATGCTGCTGGACAGACTCTGGCTCTTGAACTGTCCAAATTTGGTGGTGCATCGGACATCGATGACGGTTCGGCCGACGGAAAGCAGCAGTTGGATTTTCATATGCTGCCTGCTGGCCTCGCCGCCGGGTTGACGGCCGCCGACGTTGCATCCCAGGTGCGTAGCGCCTTCTATGGTGCAAAAGCCCTGGCTCAGCAACGCGGTCGCAACGAAATCACAGTGCGAACGCTTTTGCCCAAGGCCGAGCGCGCCACCGAATATTCCCTGGAAAACATGATTCTGCGCACTCCTGACGGAAGCGAAATTCCGTTAACTGAAGCCGTCAGCATTGAACGAGGGCGAGCCTACACCCAGATCACCCGCCATCAAGGTCGCCGAACCATCGAGGTCACAGCCGAGGTTCAACCCACAGCCCAGGCGACCCTGGTCCTGCAAAGCCTGAAGAGTGATGTCCTGCCTCGTCTGATGAAGTCGGTACCGGGCCTTGCCTGGAGTTTCGAAGGCCGTCAGGCCGACATGACCGAAAGTATGCAGAGTCTTGTAGTCGGACTGCTTCTTGCCCTGCTAGTCGTCTATGCCCTATTGGCCATCCCCTTCGGGAGTTACACGCAGCCGCTGATCATCATGGTCTGCATCCCCTTCGGTGTGGTGGGAGCCATTCTTGGGCATCTGCTCATGGGCTATGCCCTGTGCATCCCCAGCATGTTCGGCATCGTGGCCCTGTCTGGGGTGGTGGTGAACGATTCCCTAGTCTTCATCAATACCGCAAATAGCAACAGCGAGCAGGGGCAAAACGCCTTTGAAGCCGCGACAGCGGCGGGCTTAACGCGGTTCCGCCCCATCATGCTGACCACGCTCACCACCTTCTTCGGCCTGATGCCCATGCTTCTGGAAACCTCGCGTCAAGCTCGTTTCATGATCCCTATGGCCATCTCTCTTGGGTTTGGCATTCTGTTCGCCACGGCCATTACCCTGTGCCTGGTCCCCAGCCTGTATTGCATTCTGGATGATGCAACCAAGAGCATTCGTACCTATTTCAACGGCGTCACTCCCCCCTCCCCATCCAGCGCCGTTGATAAACAAACCCTGCCGTAA
- the rpoC gene encoding DNA-directed RNA polymerase subunit beta', producing the protein MSLDDLFAVRGPSMATQGSRMLKSMKIALASPEQIREWSFGEVKKPETINYRTFKPERDGLFCAKIFGPVKDYECNCGKYKRMKHRGIVCEKCGVEVIASKVRRERMGHVELAAPVAHIWFLKTLPSKIGTLLDMTMSDLEKVLYFDSFIVLDPGDTSLQLNQIISEEQYYQVMDHYGEEAVNVGMGAEAIRGLLEELNLEELRINLREESLTTRSQTKKKKLTKRLKIVEAFIDSGNKPEWMIMEVIPVIPPELRPLVPLDGGRFATSDLNDLYRRVINRNNRLKRLLELGAPDIIIRNEKRMLQEAVDALFDNGRRGRAITGTNGRPLKSLSDMIKGKQGRFRQNLLGKRVDYSGRSVIVVGPKLKLHQCGLPKKMALELFKPFIYSKLEQRELATTIKSAKKMVEREDLVVWDILEEVVREYPILLNRAPTLHRLGIQAFEPTLVEGKAIQLHPLVCSAYNADFDGDQMAVHVPLSIEAQIECRVLLMSTNNILSPANGTPIIVPSQDIVLGLYYLTSKRSFEQGEGKKFSDKWEVIAALDAEAVSLHARVEVRMDGQLVKTTPGRVLVSELLPPEVPFDLVNCLLDKGNIKRLVGETYRLAGTKATVILCDKIKDLGYEYATRAGVTVGVPDLRIPERKKTILKDSTEEVEAIEKQYQDGIITRTEKYNKVIDVWTKATNDVSHEMMHSMSVDIITDPVTGKTEENTSFNPIFMMANSGARGNVDQMRQLAGMRGLMAKPSGEIIETPITSSFREGLSVLQYFISTHGARKGLADTALKTANSGYLTRRLVDVAQDVTVTELDCGTVDGLEMTDLIQAGDIKERLSARVLGRTTLHPVIHPETGEEVVPRGVIIDEQYARAIEGCGVTSVSIRSALTCHCQHGVCAACYGRDLARGHLVNVGETVGIIAAQSIGEPGTQLTMRTFHIGGTASKEVEQSNHVAQHPGRVTLSRCKMVKNSKGLHLVMGKSGQVGVVDDEGREREKYVLPSGAILHVTAGQEVKKGDLIAEWDPFNEPFVSDVDGTLKFNDLIEGKTYQDNVDETTNRTSQTIMEYRTTNLKPSISVVDENGEPKPRPGSSANVATFPLPVGAILMVRDGDEVKAGDIIARKPRETSKTKDIVGGLPRVAELFEVRKPKDQGVVSEIDGICSYGPDTKGKRKIIVTPETGEPREYLIPKGRHITVTEGDFVEAGEMLTEGNAELADILKIKGEKFLANYLVEEVQAVYRFQGVGINDKHIEIIVRQMLKKVMITYPGETSFLNAEQVDKYRFMVENAKAVKEGRKPAVAQPLVLGITQASLTTDSFISAASFQETTKVLTEAALKGKEDSLRGLKENVIVGRLIPAGTGYRRYMDCPIDVPEQLERPDKFLEELQEDPLLLHSSSSS; encoded by the coding sequence ATGTCTCTTGATGATCTGTTCGCAGTCAGAGGCCCTTCGATGGCCACCCAGGGCAGCAGGATGTTAAAGTCCATGAAGATCGCCCTGGCATCGCCCGAGCAAATTCGGGAATGGTCTTTTGGCGAGGTCAAGAAGCCCGAGACCATTAACTACCGGACCTTCAAGCCCGAGCGCGATGGACTGTTCTGCGCTAAGATTTTCGGGCCCGTGAAGGACTACGAGTGCAACTGCGGTAAATACAAGCGCATGAAGCACCGTGGTATTGTGTGTGAGAAATGCGGAGTTGAAGTCATTGCTTCCAAGGTCCGGCGCGAGCGCATGGGCCATGTGGAACTGGCTGCACCCGTGGCACACATCTGGTTCCTGAAGACCTTGCCTTCCAAGATCGGCACCCTGCTCGACATGACAATGTCCGATCTCGAAAAGGTTCTGTACTTCGACTCCTTCATTGTTCTGGACCCGGGCGATACCAGCCTGCAGTTGAACCAGATCATCTCCGAGGAGCAATACTACCAGGTCATGGACCACTACGGCGAAGAAGCCGTGAACGTGGGCATGGGCGCAGAGGCCATTCGTGGCCTGCTGGAAGAGCTGAATCTTGAAGAGCTGAGGATCAATCTCCGTGAGGAGTCCCTGACCACCCGCTCCCAGACCAAGAAAAAGAAGCTCACCAAGCGTCTGAAGATCGTGGAAGCCTTTATTGATTCCGGCAACAAGCCCGAGTGGATGATCATGGAAGTGATTCCGGTCATTCCGCCCGAGCTTCGTCCTCTGGTTCCGTTGGACGGCGGTCGCTTCGCCACTTCGGACCTGAACGACCTGTACCGCCGTGTCATCAACCGCAACAACCGTCTGAAAAGACTGTTGGAGCTGGGCGCGCCGGATATCATTATCCGTAACGAAAAGCGCATGCTGCAGGAAGCCGTTGACGCTCTGTTCGACAACGGTCGCCGTGGCCGCGCCATCACCGGCACTAACGGACGCCCCCTGAAATCCTTGTCAGACATGATCAAGGGTAAGCAGGGTCGTTTCCGTCAGAACTTGCTGGGTAAACGTGTCGACTACTCCGGTCGTTCCGTTATCGTGGTTGGTCCCAAGCTTAAACTGCACCAGTGCGGTCTTCCCAAGAAGATGGCTCTGGAGTTGTTCAAGCCCTTCATCTACTCCAAGTTGGAGCAGAGGGAGTTGGCCACTACCATCAAGAGCGCCAAGAAGATGGTTGAACGTGAAGATCTGGTGGTCTGGGATATCCTTGAAGAGGTTGTCCGTGAGTACCCGATCCTTTTGAACCGTGCTCCGACCCTTCACCGCCTCGGTATCCAGGCCTTTGAGCCGACCCTGGTTGAAGGCAAGGCCATCCAGCTGCACCCGCTCGTCTGCTCCGCCTACAACGCGGACTTCGACGGTGACCAGATGGCCGTGCACGTTCCCCTGTCCATCGAGGCCCAGATCGAATGCCGCGTACTGCTCATGAGTACCAACAACATTCTGTCTCCGGCCAACGGTACTCCCATCATTGTTCCTTCGCAGGATATCGTGCTGGGTCTGTACTACCTGACCTCCAAGCGTTCCTTTGAACAGGGCGAAGGCAAGAAGTTCTCCGATAAGTGGGAAGTCATTGCCGCTCTGGACGCCGAGGCCGTGTCTCTGCACGCCCGCGTTGAAGTGCGCATGGATGGTCAGTTGGTGAAGACCACCCCTGGTCGCGTTCTGGTCAGCGAGCTGCTGCCGCCGGAAGTGCCCTTTGACCTGGTCAACTGCTTGCTGGACAAGGGCAACATCAAGCGCCTTGTGGGTGAGACCTACCGTCTTGCCGGCACCAAGGCCACGGTCATTCTTTGCGACAAGATCAAAGACCTGGGTTACGAGTACGCTACCCGCGCCGGTGTTACCGTCGGTGTGCCCGATCTGCGCATCCCTGAACGCAAGAAGACCATTCTCAAGGATTCCACCGAAGAGGTGGAGGCCATCGAGAAACAGTATCAGGACGGTATCATTACCCGTACTGAGAAATACAACAAGGTCATCGACGTCTGGACCAAGGCCACCAACGATGTCTCTCATGAGATGATGCACTCCATGTCTGTGGACATCATCACTGACCCCGTGACCGGGAAGACCGAGGAGAACACCAGTTTCAACCCGATCTTCATGATGGCCAACTCGGGCGCTCGAGGCAACGTGGACCAGATGAGACAGCTGGCTGGTATGCGAGGCCTGATGGCCAAGCCTTCCGGCGAAATCATCGAGACCCCCATTACTTCAAGCTTCCGTGAAGGTCTGTCGGTACTGCAGTACTTCATCTCCACTCACGGTGCTCGTAAGGGTCTCGCGGATACCGCGCTGAAGACCGCGAACTCAGGTTATCTGACCCGTCGTCTGGTTGACGTGGCCCAGGACGTGACCGTTACGGAACTGGACTGCGGCACTGTTGACGGCCTTGAGATGACCGACCTGATTCAAGCCGGTGATATCAAGGAAAGACTCTCTGCCCGTGTACTGGGTCGTACGACTCTGCACCCGGTCATCCATCCGGAGACCGGAGAGGAAGTCGTTCCTCGCGGCGTGATCATCGATGAGCAATACGCACGGGCCATTGAGGGTTGTGGTGTGACCAGCGTGAGCATCCGTTCTGCGCTGACCTGCCACTGCCAGCACGGTGTGTGCGCGGCCTGTTACGGTCGTGACCTTGCCCGTGGGCACCTGGTCAACGTTGGTGAGACGGTGGGTATCATCGCTGCTCAGTCCATCGGTGAACCTGGTACCCAGCTGACAATGCGTACCTTCCACATTGGTGGTACGGCTTCCAAGGAAGTCGAGCAGTCGAACCACGTGGCGCAGCATCCCGGTCGAGTCACCTTGTCTCGTTGCAAGATGGTCAAGAACTCCAAGGGACTGCATCTGGTCATGGGTAAGTCCGGCCAGGTTGGTGTCGTGGATGACGAGGGTCGCGAGCGCGAAAAGTACGTGCTGCCTTCTGGTGCCATTCTGCATGTCACTGCCGGTCAGGAAGTCAAGAAGGGCGACCTGATTGCCGAGTGGGACCCGTTCAACGAACCCTTCGTTTCTGACGTCGATGGTACCCTCAAGTTCAACGACCTGATTGAAGGCAAGACCTATCAGGACAACGTTGACGAGACGACCAACCGTACGTCGCAGACGATCATGGAATATCGCACCACCAACCTGAAGCCTTCCATCTCCGTGGTGGATGAAAATGGCGAACCCAAGCCCCGTCCCGGCTCTTCGGCTAACGTGGCTACGTTCCCGCTGCCGGTTGGCGCCATTCTCATGGTGCGCGACGGTGACGAGGTCAAGGCCGGTGACATCATCGCTCGTAAACCTCGTGAGACTTCCAAGACCAAAGACATCGTCGGTGGTCTGCCGCGAGTCGCCGAGTTGTTCGAGGTGCGTAAGCCCAAGGACCAGGGCGTCGTCTCCGAGATCGATGGTATCTGCTCGTACGGTCCTGACACCAAGGGTAAGCGCAAGATCATCGTTACTCCTGAGACTGGTGAACCTAGGGAATACCTCATTCCCAAGGGTCGCCATATCACGGTGACCGAAGGTGACTTCGTGGAAGCTGGCGAAATGCTGACCGAAGGCAACGCCGAGCTGGCCGACATCCTGAAGATCAAGGGTGAGAAGTTCCTGGCCAACTATCTCGTGGAAGAGGTGCAGGCTGTGTACCGTTTCCAGGGCGTTGGAATCAACGACAAACACATCGAGATCATCGTGCGCCAGATGCTCAAGAAGGTCATGATCACCTATCCGGGTGAGACGAGCTTCCTGAACGCTGAGCAGGTGGATAAATATCGCTTCATGGTTGAGAACGCCAAGGCCGTGAAGGAAGGGCGCAAGCCCGCCGTGGCACAGCCGCTGGTGCTGGGTATCACCCAGGCCTCTCTGACCACGGACTCCTTCATCTCCGCAGCCTCCTTCCAGGAGACCACCAAGGTTCTGACCGAGGCGGCACTCAAGGGCAAGGAAGACTCCCTGCGCGGCTTGAAGGAAAACGTCATCGTTGGCCGTCTGATTCCGGCTGGTACTGGTTACCGCCGCTATATGGACTGCCCCATCGATGTGCCTGAGCAGCTTGAGCGTCCTGACAAGTTCCTTGAGGAACTTCAGGAAGACCCGCTCCTGTTGCATAGCTCCTCTTCTTCCTAG